Part of the Virgibacillus natechei genome is shown below.
GATCCACTCATTAATTGGTTCACATAAGAAGAGGTGAGGTGATAACCATCCTCCATTTTTTCTGCCAAAAAATTGGTTCGCTCGAAAAGAATGGAGCGAAAGTGATCAAGCTGCCGCACGACTTTCTCCATTAACGCTTCCTGGTTTTCCAGTCGGCTTAACACTTCTTCATTGCTATTCTCCTGATTCGAAATTTCTTCGACCATCTGTTTTTGCAGGGCGGTCTGTTCATCCATTTTCACAGATAACTGCTCGTTTGACAGCCCATACGTTTCCAGTTGGTTTTCAACTGCTTGCTGTGATTGCCTCATCCTGTTAATTTGCTCCATGAATTCCTGTTCGGACACATTTTCATTTTCTAATTTTTGTAGCCGCTCCAACACCTGACCTTCCAACTTTTCCTGCTGCAAATTCATTTCCTTCAGTTCATTTAAACGGCCACCCACTTCCTGCCATCTACCCGTCTGCACGATTCCTTGCTGTTCCTGCAGATTTTTCAATCCATGGAACGAGCGATGTAGTGCTTGATTTACTTTTTGCTGCTCCTCAATCATTTCAGCCATATGGTTTCGTATGAAAATACCCTGATTTGGTTCATTAATCACGGTATTATTTTTAAAGATATCCGTATGATTATCCTGATTGATATACAATCCCATTTGATATTACACCCCTTACCTACATTACTGCTACTATCCTATGCAATTTTTTAGGTATGCGGGACAATTGCACAGATGAATTGGTTTAAGGTATCTGTAAAATTTTCTAGTTGCACAATTCTTTTCATGTGTATATAATGTGCATATAGTATATATACATTATATAAAAAGGGCGGGTGAGCAGTACGCAAATGTCAGACACTAAAAAAACACCTAAGCTAGCAAGACGCTGGATCATCACTATTGGTATATTTCTTATCGTCCAATTAATCTTTTTCGTCGTTGATGGCACTTTTCTGGAGCCAAACATTAACGATAGCGGCAACTTAGGCGCCAGGCTGGGAAGATGGATTTTGGACTCTAGGCTCTTTACAGAATGGATTACCCCTTACGCTTATCCATTTTTTAATTTGTGCGTGACAATTCACGTCATTGCTATACTAATTCAAGCCGTACAGGACATTTTTTTTAGAATGTTTTCTAAAAAATAGACAAAAAAATAAAGAAGAGGGATTGGTATGCAAATCATTATTTCCAACAGTTCAAAGGAGCCAATTTATGAACAAATTACGAATCAAATTAAAGCTTCTATTTTAACAGGTGAATTACAGGAGGGGGCGTCTCTACCTTCTATACGTCAACTCGCAAAAGATTTAAAAATTAGTGTGATAACGACGAAGCGTGCCTATGAGGAATTGGAGAAGGCGGGCTTTATCTATTCCATTGTCGGAAAAGGTTCTTTCGTCGCGGAACAAAATTTTGAGGTCATGAGAGAGAAGAAACTGAAGGTCATTGAGGAGCAGCTTAGTGCGGTCATAACGAACAGTAGAGAAATTGGACTGTCACTTGATGAATTACAGCAATTATTGAAGATTTTATACGAGGAGTGAAAGGAATGGACAATGTGGTTGAATTAAACAACGTAACGAAAAATTTCAAAGGGTTTTCCGTTAAAAATATTGATTTACAACTGAAGAAAGGTTTCGTAACGGGATTCATTGGAGCAAACGGTGCTGGCAAGTCGACAACAATAAAAATGATGATGAATCTATTAAGGCCGGATTCCGGGGAAGTTAAGCTTTTCGGATTGGACTACAAGACCCATGAGAAGGAAATCAAGGAGCGTATTGGGTTTGTATACGATGGCAATGTATTTTTTGAAGGGCTGAACTTAAAAGATATAAAACGCATTGTTGGACCAGCATACAAACACTGGGATGATGGATTATTTTATCACTATGTGGAGCAATTCGATTTACCGCTAAATAAGGCGATGAAGACTTTGTCAAAAGGGATGCAAATGAAGGCATCATTGGCGATCGCCCTGTCCCATCATGCAGAGCTGATCATTATGGATGAGCCGACAGCAGGCTTAGACCCTATTTTTAGACGAGAGCTGTTGGATCTCCTGCAGGAATTAATGATTGATGGGAATCGTACCATTTTCTTCTCTACGCATATTACAACAGATTTAAATCGTATCGCAGATTATATTGCTTTTATAAATAGAGGGAAATTAATATTTAATCAGTCCATTCACGACGTAGCTGAAAACTATGCGCTCGTTAAAGGAGGCATGGATCTCTTGGATAGAGACACGGAAAAGGACTTTCTCCATGTTCATCGTGCACCAACAGGCTTTGAAGCATTAACGGATAATATTCAATCAGTCAAAAGTACATTTGGAGATTCGATTGTGATTGAACAAGCATCATTGGAAGATATTATGTATTACTTGAAAGGGGACATACACCATGTTTAATTTGATCCGACGTGATGTCATATTACAGAAATGGCTACTTTTAACCTTTATTCCTGTTATCGTATTCTTTGTTATTATGGACTCCCATCCGGTTTTGACTTTTCTCGTTGCCAGTGTTTTTATTCCGTTTAATGCATTTGCTTACGATGAAAAAGCAGAGACGAATATTTTGTTAAATTCCTTACCTTATACACGGAAGGAAATTATCGCATCACGCTACTTTGGTGCTATTGTTTATATGATTTTAGCTATTGGGGTGACAAGTCTGGCATTATTTGTTTCGAGTACACCTTTTGCGATTCAAGATATTGCCATTGCTATTGGTTTATTCCTGCTGTTTGCTTCATTCACCTTTCCGCTGTTTTATATATTTAAGCCAGGCTATATTTTTTATGTTGTTCTCATTAGTTTTCTTCTATTAGCAGGCATAGGACCACCTATTGTGCTGTTTTTGGCAGAGAATTTAACAGCAATTACTGATTTTATTTACAGTTTATCCATCCCGGTTATATATACGGGAGCAGCGGTGATTGTTATATTCTTCTATGCTGTTTCCTGGGGAGTTACCACGATCATTTATCAGCGAAAAGCGTTCTAAGATTTTGAACTAGAAGAAAAGCTATCCTTTTGACACTTAGACCCCTATACTGTATCTTAGAAAATATTAATCATACTATTTTCATAAGAATAAAATACTATTTGAATTAATAACCTATACCAAGAACTCTACAGGGGGAGGAGTCCATTAATGAGGAGAATCTGGAGAGGCTACATCAATGCTTCACTTATTTTGAAAATTACGATTGCTTTAATTCTAGGCGTTATTGTCGGGCTTATCTTTGGTCAAGATGCAGCAGTTTTAGCACCATTTGGTGATCTTTTACTTCGTTTGCTTACATTTCTTATTATTCCGCTTATTTTATTCACGTTAATCGTCGGGGTAAACCAAACGAATATCAGTAACCTGGGTCGCATGGGTGGAAAAGTATTTCTCTATTACCTGCTAACTTCAGCTTTAGCTATTACCGTCGGATTAGCTGTTGCTAGTATCTTTTCCCCGGGAACTGGGATGACACTTGATACAAATCAGGAATTCGATGTACCGGATAACCCTGGTATTATTAGCGTTCTGTTGAATATTGTTCCTGAAAATATTGTGACTGCCTTCAGCGAACTAAATCTGCTCGGGATCATTTTCACTGCACTTGCTTTCGGGATTGCAATAGCTGCTTTGAGGTCTTCGAAAGAACATAACGAGATCGGCGAACATGTCTATAAAGTCATTTATGGACTAAATGAAGCGACTTTAAACATCATGAAGGTCATCCTACAATATGTTCCAATTGGGATTTTTGCCATCATCGCAGAAACAGTCGGTAATCAAGGTATGGATACCTTATTATCACTGGGGAGTATGGTTGGTGTCCTCTATATTGCATTAATTGTACAGGTCGGCTTTTATATTATTTTTATGCTATTTTCTAAAGTACCACTGAAAACGTTTTTCACTCATGCACGCACACCGATGATCACCGCTTTCGTTACCCAAAGCAGTTCGGGGACATTGCCCCTGACATTGAATGCGGCAAGAAACATGGGTTTGTCAAAAAGTCTCTATGGATTCAGTCTGCCGCTGGGTGCAACGGTAAACATGGATGGAGCAGCGATGCGTATTGCCGTATCGGCCGTATTTGCTGCCAACATTATTGGGGATCCATTGACTTTTGCGGAGATGCTACAAGTCGTATTGGTCGGAACATTGGCTTCTATTGGAACAGCTGGCGTCCCGGGAGCAGGCATCGTTATGATTGCCACCGTATTCGTCCAGCTAGGCCTGCCAATGGAAGCAGTCGCCTTACTCACCGCAGTCGATGCACTGATTGGAATGGGTTGCACAGCCCTGAATATTACCGGCGACCTTACTGGTACATCGATTATTGATAAATCGGAAAGGAAGAAGGAGCAGCGAAGTGTGAATTGAAGAGGTGTATCGAAGGTAAGAAATAAGAACCCACTCTTTTCGGCCATCTGGGCGAATGAGGGGTTCTTATTTCATAAGGCCTAATGTTGCTGCTTCCTCTGAGGAATTTCTTTTCTTATATTCCTGAGTTAAGATCATTTCAGCTATTTCATCTGGAGAAAAAGTACCACCATATGGCTGATCAAGAAATGAACGTATTTCCCTATCGTATTTTGAAAGTAAATATTCAGCGTTATCATCAGCTTGCGATTGTGATCCAATATCATAATAAACATAAAGTTCTTTTAAACTGTTTAGGATGAAACCTTCCATTTCTAAAAATTCTTTGTTTGTATGATTATTTCTTATTTGGGTCACCTCCGTTATTTCCATAAACCATCATCTTTCTTGTATCGATAACCAAGTTTGAATTACTGATAAAATCAAACCCCAGGATCCCGTCGATATCCATTCCATAGTCCATATTTCCAATTTCAACTTGAAAGTTTTCTAAATTAAATCTTTCAAAATAAATCTTATCCAAATGCTTTGTATAAACATACTCTACTCCGCCTATTCCTCTTATTCTTTTAACAACATCGTTGCTTTCCGGAAAGACTCCAATCGACCTAACTATATCAGAATTAAATATTGATCCTGCTGAACCAGTATCCAAAAGAACATTATCCAAAAATAGTTCTTTTCCACTAAACTCTATTTTAATTTGTACAAAAGGAAGCCCATACCACATGTTTATTTTCATCTAGGCCCTCTAATCCCTGCATACTTCTCCTCTGCAACAAGCTCTTCACGTGATGTATGGAAAAAGCAGTACTCTTTATGCGGATCTTCTTTGTGTAACGCTTCATACCGATGCATCGCGTTAATAGAATCTTGGAATCGGTCTACAACAATAACTTCATCAATATATCGTTTTCCTTGTTTTGAGTGTGCCTTGGTTGCTTCAAGCACAACCCACTCGTTAGGGAACCTCTCTTGCACTTCATCCCAGCGCATATTATACCTCTCCTTTAGTCATAACCTACTATTATTTTACCATAGAAGTTTAAATATTTAAATTAGTTTAGTCCCATGCTCTATACCCAATCCCTACTTTGTTCAACGCACTATACTGCATGCAAATTCTGTTTTCAGGCTTTTTTCGATGGAATATGATACAAAAAGGCAGAACCATTCCAACGGTTTCATTAAAAGATATACCATATCCGCAGAGCTCTTTGTTTTGATGTGCTTACTAATTGGATAGCCCTATTTATCATAAATAGAGTCATGCTCATTTTTTCTTCCTCTAACGATAAAGTTACTAAAAAAGCACCAGCTACCTGGCGCTTTTCGCATTCATGCCATCCACTTTGGTGGCATATTTTTATCCCAATAAATTTCCCCGATTAAGTGATGCTTTTCAAAGCTATCATCGCTTAAATGATAGTGAAAATTAAACCAGTACCCTTCCAATGGGCGATTCTCACGTCTAACGTGAAATTTTGCAATATCTTGTTCCTTGTGATAATCGTGGATGTTAAAAATTCTTTCTCCCTCACCTGAAGCAGGGTGTTCTGTAATACCGTAATATTCAAGCTTGTCCTGTCCCGCTTCTGCAAGGATCCCCTCAAGTACTTCTTCCATTTTAGGTAAAATCATTTCTGTAAAATCATCATCTACTTGGTTTACAATTCGTGGTCCTAATTTAGTTAGCGTCTGTTCTTTTGCTTTTTCTGTCATCGCACGGATAAAGTAATCATCATCTGGTTCAAGTGTAACATCTATCTCATCAACTTCATCGGCTATTGAAACAGCGTTAGCAA
Proteins encoded:
- a CDS encoding ABC transporter ATP-binding protein, with translation MDNVVELNNVTKNFKGFSVKNIDLQLKKGFVTGFIGANGAGKSTTIKMMMNLLRPDSGEVKLFGLDYKTHEKEIKERIGFVYDGNVFFEGLNLKDIKRIVGPAYKHWDDGLFYHYVEQFDLPLNKAMKTLSKGMQMKASLAIALSHHAELIIMDEPTAGLDPIFRRELLDLLQELMIDGNRTIFFSTHITTDLNRIADYIAFINRGKLIFNQSIHDVAENYALVKGGMDLLDRDTEKDFLHVHRAPTGFEALTDNIQSVKSTFGDSIVIEQASLEDIMYYLKGDIHHV
- a CDS encoding retropepsin-like aspartic protease; this translates as MKINMWYGLPFVQIKIEFSGKELFLDNVLLDTGSAGSIFNSDIVRSIGVFPESNDVVKRIRGIGGVEYVYTKHLDKIYFERFNLENFQVEIGNMDYGMDIDGILGFDFISNSNLVIDTRKMMVYGNNGGDPNKK
- a CDS encoding dicarboxylate/amino acid:cation symporter codes for the protein MRRIWRGYINASLILKITIALILGVIVGLIFGQDAAVLAPFGDLLLRLLTFLIIPLILFTLIVGVNQTNISNLGRMGGKVFLYYLLTSALAITVGLAVASIFSPGTGMTLDTNQEFDVPDNPGIISVLLNIVPENIVTAFSELNLLGIIFTALAFGIAIAALRSSKEHNEIGEHVYKVIYGLNEATLNIMKVILQYVPIGIFAIIAETVGNQGMDTLLSLGSMVGVLYIALIVQVGFYIIFMLFSKVPLKTFFTHARTPMITAFVTQSSSGTLPLTLNAARNMGLSKSLYGFSLPLGATVNMDGAAMRIAVSAVFAANIIGDPLTFAEMLQVVLVGTLASIGTAGVPGAGIVMIATVFVQLGLPMEAVALLTAVDALIGMGCTALNITGDLTGTSIIDKSERKKEQRSVN
- a CDS encoding YfzA family protein, which produces MSDTKKTPKLARRWIITIGIFLIVQLIFFVVDGTFLEPNINDSGNLGARLGRWILDSRLFTEWITPYAYPFFNLCVTIHVIAILIQAVQDIFFRMFSKK
- a CDS encoding YpjP family protein, whose amino-acid sequence is MKMWMRKTAVVLITIMTLGMYTPSVLLPTETEEHKGREDSDESVANAVSIADEVDEIDVTLEPDDDYFIRAMTEKAKEQTLTKLGPRIVNQVDDDFTEMILPKMEEVLEGILAEAGQDKLEYYGITEHPASGEGERIFNIHDYHKEQDIAKFHVRRENRPLEGYWFNFHYHLSDDSFEKHHLIGEIYWDKNMPPKWMA
- a CDS encoding GntR family transcriptional regulator codes for the protein MQIIISNSSKEPIYEQITNQIKASILTGELQEGASLPSIRQLAKDLKISVITTKRAYEELEKAGFIYSIVGKGSFVAEQNFEVMREKKLKVIEEQLSAVITNSREIGLSLDELQQLLKILYEE
- a CDS encoding ABC-2 transporter permease; its protein translation is MFNLIRRDVILQKWLLLTFIPVIVFFVIMDSHPVLTFLVASVFIPFNAFAYDEKAETNILLNSLPYTRKEIIASRYFGAIVYMILAIGVTSLALFVSSTPFAIQDIAIAIGLFLLFASFTFPLFYIFKPGYIFYVVLISFLLLAGIGPPIVLFLAENLTAITDFIYSLSIPVIYTGAAVIVIFFYAVSWGVTTIIYQRKAF